Part of the Sorghum bicolor cultivar BTx623 chromosome 1, Sorghum_bicolor_NCBIv3, whole genome shotgun sequence genome, AGCGGTTATTATACAGTCAGTCAAGGCAGCTCCTCTCCTTTTCATAATGGTGGATTTGAATCTTCTTCGGTAATTAACTAATATTTTGCCTGTCTTACTTGTGAGCCTTTTCATTTATCTGATGGGAATAGCTACCCTTGTATGGTTAAACAACATCCTCTAAAAAAAGTTAAATAACTCTGCTGTTGATCTCACCTTTTGTGGCTGTTGCAAAAACATACTGCAGTATCTGCCTGTGGCTTCTGCAATCATAGTTGGTGGGATTACTGCAACAACTTTCACTCTTAGTCAAGGTCTTCCTTGTCTCCAGAGTTCTGAAGTTTTGATAGAGCCTGCTTACATGAGTTGTGCTCATATTCTCTTTGAAAACACTAAAGTGCACAAATCGCAAAATTTTATACCGTTGTCTCGTTTCATCTGCAGTTGGACGGAATGCACAACACTTGATCTCCTCCATTATCTGTGCGGGCTTAACAGTCGGAGTAGTAGCCTTGGTGAAAGCCAATGGAAAACAGTTTTGCTCTAGGCCCCGTCTGTGTGGTCTAATCTAATTCttggtcttttttttttctcctcccCTTTCATATTGCCCTTTGTTAGAAATTAAAGGTGAAAGGATTAAAATGTTGTTTTACTCATTGCAAGAGTAGGTTAAATAAGGAGGCAGGATGGCCTGCCGGTCCTGTAATCTGAAGCTGCTAATTTGTAAGCCTAGTTTGGACTACAGTCTATTTGTTATACTTGATATGTATCCATGAATAGATAATTGCGCCTCCAAAGTCCAAATTTGTAATAAAACCGAGAGACCACATATTTTGTGTTACTGGGTGGTAGCGAGGCTCTTGCATAGTTGCATGACACAGAGAAAAGACACCTTCGCTGTCTGTTACAGTGAAGGTGAGGGACACAAATGATGCTGTTCTTATCACTTATCAGGCACAGATGTTTGCCAAAGTAAAATGTCACGCAGGGCTATACAGTCGGTTTTGCTCGTTTGGATTTTGCTGGCAAGGATTTACAACTACGGGGCACATGGAGATGGAGGGTAAAAGTGTGAAAGTAGGCAATGCTAGTTTTATGGTTCAGGTAGCTCGCGTTGCTGTGGAGCTTGTGCTGCGTGAAGTTTTATGGAATACGGCAAAAGGCAGATTTCGTGACAATATTTCTACAAGAATTCTTTTGTTGTTGACAATATTTCTACTGTGTTATTTCAATACTGTCTCTGTCATATAATAAGTGCACTTCTAGTCTCAGTCCTACGATAAGTGCACTTCTAgaatttaaaatttatcatagaacaagtgcattttagttatgGGACCATCTAGCTCTAGTAGACTTTACTACTTTCTCTGTTCACAAAATTGCAACTATTACATGTTTGAACTTAAACttctgttcgcttgagcttatctgccaaATCTGACAGCCATTCAacactcacaacaaatcagcaaacagtactttcagccatggATCATTAGCTAAACGAATAGACTAATCTTACAAGTACATTtattttaggatggagggagaaCGACAAACAGTGAGCGAACCTTTTGGCTTGCAATACTTGCAATTCTGAAAACAAACTAGCAACCTTTTCATCCCAGTTTCAGCGTGCAATTTTTCCGGGATGTATTCAAGAGGGAAAGTTCAGCGTGCAATTTCGTTTGTGCTGATTCGTGGCCTATAATTTATTTTCAAACAAGAAGGAGCTGGATCGGAGTTGTCTGCCCAAAAATAAGAGCACCGGCCAACCCTTTGTGGCAAGCCACATTTCAAGGTGTCTAAATGTGGTTAGCAGCAAACTAGCCTGCCCCAATCTCTTTCATCTGTTTGCTTGCTATCCTGCATTAGGAACTCAAACCGTCCTCTGCCATGTTGCATTCAACAACTTTGAACGAGACTGCCTTCCACGCTTCGCTCCGTTTCCATCCTCGGTTGCAGGTAGTTGGTCCTGAATTCGCATTCTTGTCTTAGACTTAGAGAGTGATTTCTTGTGCTCACGGCTGACCTTTTTGCACGATGTGTGGATCTTGCAGCTGGAGTTGTTGGCGATGATGTCACAAGAGGATTAAAGGCAACACATAtctggaaaaagaaaaaaaaaatcacacgGCAAAACTACGTTGACAGTCCTGGGCGCGCAATCTTGTTTGAAATGGGAAATAAGGGACCAGTGCCAACACAAGAATTGACAATCGGTTCTGTTTTGTCTCCCTCTCTTACTCTTCTGTTCTGTGATCTCTCTTTGCACCCCAGCTGTGTTATGGTTATGCCCCTGGCGCATACTGAAGAACCATTCGTCCATAATCCACGCGGCAGATGACATCAAGATCGACGACGAAGCACCGTCAAAGGCAGCACCACCGTCCACGTCGTCTGTTGTGAACAAGAAGAGCAAGACAGGTACGGCACACAGATTCCAGCTAGCATGTGTACTGTGTGAAGTCGAAGGAGACGGTACGTACGTACGGCTGTCCCATTTCGAATCTAATCATAATGTAATAGCGTCTGCTGCTGCTACCGCTAGACGTGGAGCGAGAGCAGCTATTTGGAGGATCAAGCGATGATGTTCACACGCCACGGAAGAAAAGCACCCAAGAGATCCTCACCAAATACAAATTCAAAGGGGTAGCTTTCTTTCTACAGTCTCACCAATGCTGTTTGGAATCGCTCATTTTTTTGTGATGATTTACCGGACTCCATAATCCTCCGTCGCGCGgggggtatatatatatatatatatatatacattgcaggacgccgcggccgccgcggccCACGCGAAACAAAAGCTCGTGGAGCGGCAGGAGAAACTTGcggtaaataaaataaaataaataaataaataaataggaaTACCCACTTTTTTctcttaaaaataaaaataaatgacCGACGGTGACGGATGGCCATCATCCTCCCTACCTGTCCCCAGAGAATAACCGAGCAATCCGCGGAGCTGGAGAGCGAAGCCGCGAACTTCGCCACCCTCGCGCAGCAGATCAGGAAAAACACCGAGACCTGGTGGTGGAAGCGATGATTCCGCCGCCTGAACCTGATGAACGCGGGGGCATCGCATCGGTCATTCGGTCATCGTATCTCCAACAGGCAACAACAGGCAGCAGAGCTCCGCGCTGGCTGGCTGCCTACGTCGCCTTGGCCGGCTGGCTGATCGATCAAGCGATGCGCTTGTAACACGCTTAGCTCATGATGAAGAGTAAGCAGGCTGGACGCCACGAGTCGTATGCATGGCTGTAACCCTCGAGTTGGTTGGTTCCTCCCTGCAAAGTCACAAATCAGTCTATTATAAGCACCGGCTTTGTCGTGGTTGATTTCTCAGTTTGTTCACCGTTTTGTCAATCGCAGCCGACGATTGTTGCACGGAGAGAATCGGAGGCTGTTGAGTGTTGAGCCTCTGGAACACTTTGAACCTCTGGGCCAGGAGCGCAGCCAGGCCTCTTTGCAAGGCTAGCCCATATGCCGTCTCCACATTTAGTGTAGGCAGCCCAGCTGAGCTAAAGAGAAACCAAAGAATCAACACTATTCTCTCGTCTAGATACAGATCCGAGCAGGCAATGTATCTTTCGTTGCAGAGAGACTCTCAGGTCGGTCAGGTCGTTATAGCGGAATCACTAGCTAACATGCGGATCGGATAGGTAGGAAGAGAAATAGTAGTGTACTACTATGCTGATGATGAAACTTGAAAGACACCAGGACGTCATGCATCTAGTAACTTTAATCTTTgtgtttgtgggttggttgacTCCTAGCTAGTAGTCCTAATAGTACTAGTACAGTAGTACCCCTACCGCTCACTCACATCTTGCCGATGACGGAGGGGGGGCTGCAATACGCGCCATCTTTGGCGTGAtcgggaaaaaaaaaacagagtggGGCCAAAATAATTGGTGTCCTCGCATGCCGACCACGAGGACCTCGTGTGCTGCTGCCGGCCACAATCGAGGTTCCCGAGCAACATAGTATCTTACTATTAGTCCATGTGTTATAGCAGCACTTTGATTATTAGTGGATGTAATGGTTGTGGCCTCCTGTCCAGGTCCCCCACGGAAAAAAGCAGGACAAAGGCATGACCAACCAAACAAAGCAGGGCATGGCGCATGCAGCAGGCAGCACCGGCCATGGTGATgggtgatagtgatggtgatgctGCCACCCCACAACTAA contains:
- the LOC110429663 gene encoding uncharacterized protein LOC110429663 isoform X1 — translated: MGNKGPVPTQELTIDDIKIDDEAPSKAAPPSTSSVVNKKSKTDVEREQLFGGSSDDVHTPRKKSTQEILTKYKFKGDAAAAAAHAKQKLVERQEKLARITEQSAELESEAANFATLAQQIRKNTETWWWKR
- the LOC110429663 gene encoding uncharacterized protein LOC110429663 isoform X2, with the protein product MGNKGPVPTQELTIDDIKIDDEAPSKAAPPSTSSVVNKKSKTDVEREQLFGGSSDDVHTPRKKSTQEILTKYKFKGVPHGKKQDKGMTNQTKQGMAHAAGSTGHGDG